The sequence below is a genomic window from Pecten maximus chromosome 14, xPecMax1.1, whole genome shotgun sequence.
ACAAAATTGTATCGTTTCAAGATTTATCTAAAACTTTAGGGCAATTGCCTAGCTATTATAGTATAACAGAGCAAAAGTACAGCAGAGATACAATGCAGAATAATGTATAGAGAATGAATCCCttatgatatacatacaatatacaattatatcaaatcaaaacatattGAAGCAGTCCTTATTTGATccgaaaatatatttatcttatgCACATAGTTCATTAAATACTTTACAGTTAGAAGCTGGATAGCCTTAAAAACTGAAGCGTTTTTCcaatatctttttatatattCAGTTCTAAGATTCTGAAATTTGTTACAAGTGTTTATgacaaaatgaaattcatcttccACCTCAAGGGAgttatacattgtgtattgtaAACTTCGTGTGATATTATGACGTCAAGAATAATTACGTCTTAATAAAGTCAAAGTATTGTTTTGGAAGTGGTAAACTTATACGGTTGAGCTTAATTAATTTTGCGAATCTGGAGTTTTcgctttttttcttcttctaataATCAAAAGATGTATGACttatgtgataaaaataattttacactCGTATTAATTATATCTGGATATGATAAAACTCGTTTAAAATTATTGTTACTGGTCTAAAAGCTCGTGCCATATCAAAACTAACTTAAATTAAATTCCATTTTACATTGAAACTCATGTAATACCCTCTACTTTCTAAGTGTATATTcgttaaagaaaaataattattcagattttttttacaggAAAACACTGGATATACGAGATTACCAACATGCTACTTACCGGAACGGTGGACTATATGACGTCATACGCTACGTCAGGATCTCTAGGGGAGACGTCTTTCGAGGATATGAAGTCACCAAGAATTTTAGTCagtcattttttatttcaagagTTTCCCACAGAAATATGCAGTAAGAAATGCCGTGTAATTTACATCAACAGAAACCCGAAGGACTGTTCCGTGTCGTTCTACTGTCACCTAAAGAAAATGGTGGATGGCAGCTACAATGGCACATTTGAAGGATTTCTACCTCTTTTTACAAGTGGAAAAGGTCACTATAATTCATTTGTAACCATGAatttaaatatctataaatGAACCTGCTACAAAATGCATTTTGTATCAGGGCTCCGATTAGTATTTCGGTAATTCGGAGAGAATACAGAAGTGCCAATCATTCTGCAAAACCATAAATAGAATTTTGAAACTGATGAAACTATAAGGGTTGGGTGTGTTGTGGGGTTGGGTGTGTTGTGGGGTTGGGGTAATATGACTGATAGAAAGAAAATTGTACAAGCAGAATAAGTCTGAATTTCAAAAGGCTTCAATAAGCGGACGATGTCTTCTGTGGCACCCCACCGTGTAAACCCAGTAATGGCAGGTCCTAAATTTGGAACTGGTGCATGGGTGATAACGAAGAAGCTAAATGAATACACGATTTGTATTAGAACGTAAATTTATATTCAAATCATGCAGCAAGATCATTAGCGTGGGTCGTTAATTTTAAGAAGTGTAAGAAAAGTTAAGAATATACACGCTGAAATCATTTTTCTAATTACGAAGAAAAATGTCGCAATTTCCTAATTAGATTATTCGATCTTCTTTTCTCCCATTATTCACAGAATTATCCCCGTTTTACCTGTTCAGGATTTCTCCGCTAACCTCTGGGGTTTGATTTAGATAGCACGTGTTTGCATTCTGCACCGGAAGTTAGAACTACTTTTTTGCGCACGTTGTCTGCTATTTGAACAATACTTGAACAttaatggtaaaaaaaaaaagaaaaagcaTGATGGGAGAAAATTGATCAATGATCACCACTCTACCTTGAGAAAGCCTCGTGTTTGATAATCAAGAATATCACCCTGAGGGTTGGGGATTTCTCTGccacaccctcaaggtagggtaAGATTCTATTATTCTATCACAACTGCCCCTCTAGGTGTCCATACTTGCAGTCTGTAGATTAACCGAGAAGTCCTAAAAGACCGAAacatttgtatgtgtttataaTCCGgcattattttatcattaaccCTCTGTTCGTGTTGTTTTAGTTCCTTACGGGTCTTGGTTTGAACATACACGACAATGGGAGGCGGCACTACAGGAGCAACACAATTTGTCGATATTGTATCTGAAGTACGAAGACATGAAACGGGTATTATTACTGATTTGATTTTTAGTTAAACATGTCTAATTCAATTTTAGTTCATGTTATCTAATAGACGATTTGTCACTAAAATCCTGTCAGAGTATCTTTTCGATTCGACAAGTCATCTCTTCAACGGGATGTTGTCTTTCTGGCTATGAGATTCATATTTGTCGCTGGTTGATTTGAAGCCCCGTCAGATGGTTACCAGTCACGAACTGTCTGTTTGTATATGATTAACTATCTCCCTCAGTGTATTGCACTATGAGGATATTGAATTAACTATTCATTTGTATTTacgtttgtttttatcttttttttttttttttttttgacaatcttttgtatttttgtgtacaTTTATCAAATCAGTGGCTATAGCGATACCTCTATAATCCGTTATTGTCTTCAACCATCCAGTATATAGAGTGGTCtggtatatttatatgaatatttatcCCAACAGGACCTGTTAACAAGCGTACGGAACATTGCAAGTTTTCTTGGGGTTGAAGACAATCCTGAATTATTTGAGAAGATTGTGGAGAAATGCGACTTCAAGAAAATGAAGAATAGCGGTACATTTGGCGCCCCCTGGAAATCGCTCACAAAGGATGGTACATCTCCTATATGTAGGAAAGGTAGTTCCTCGTGATTTCTAGTCTTTGTTTCAGTACAACTAATagtaaagatcaaggtcatatCTATCTTCctacaggtcaaggtcactaggCCAATATTCCATCAACGATCACAGTATTTCCTGTATAGCTTACCTCCATTCATtaatctttttatatatatatataaaaaaaaaaaaaatattatttatcacATGGATGTAAATGAAGCTCGTCTATCAAAtgcaattttatgttttaactTCTATCTGGGATATTTTTTCTGACTGATTTTCAGGTGAAGTTGGAGACTGGAAGAATTGGTTTACGGTGGCACAAAACGAACAATTTGATGAAACATACCAGAAGGAAATGAAAGATTCGAAGTTTACTTTCCAATACACGTGATAGACCTAGTTTTGTACATTAATAATCTTATCACTGTTTATGATCAGAAGCATTCTATTGGTAGTGATCGTCATTACGGGAAATAACTGACAAAAAAGGACTATCAAGGTGCTCTTCGCcaaaatgaaatgatattgaTCCTGTAAATGCACATTAATCGGAGGTTTAGTTAATCCCATCTTGTGAGTTGTATACAACAATATATGACTTTAGCTAAATTATCAAGTCCCTATCACACTCAAACGAAGACCATGTAGATCGCACTACattctgaaaattaaaaaaaaaaaccatagcGGGGACGTGGTCAATCTTGGCAATTATgcaggtttaacgtccttataacgTCCCTATCCAGTTCCTACCCCGATCACACTAATTCCATACCACATGATCACATGTGCACCACACCCAATGCGTTCTTACTACGTTCATTTAATATTCAACCAAACAGATTTCTCTACCCGTGCACCCACATGTGCCACGCACCTCTGGATCTGGATCTTGATATTAATCAGCATCCACTTACAAATAAACACTACGATGGACGATTGATATGCtatgagcctcgtattgaaggaggtactcgatgatgttctttttaagtcctactattctctgacgtgtacccaaggactggtctcatttggttagtttgaatcgacgaggtagcactctaaagtaaacaagacaagcgggttttgcaaaatggacaaaatcggtgaaaaaacagtgatccaatatttccataaaaatgtttaacacCTAATAAAGGATATCCATAAagatatggtagcaacactagggaaatatgtcccttcatatgctacagtgaaacggtgggtggcggaatttaagccgactcagccttgaggatgacccccgtcctggaaggcctgtcaatgttgcaacccaaGAAATGGtaaataaagttcatgatatttgtatgactgacagacgagtcacggaaagatatatagccagtagagttggcatttcaccGGAAAGactacattccattctgaccgaggatcttcagagatttgttcctttggatgaaacatgggtccatcattttaccccagaggccaaacaacaatcgaaacaatggaatcaccatggctctcccccgccaaagatggcaaagactgttccatcagtgGGGAAGTTATGGCCTCTGTTTCGTGGATGCatatggtattctgctgatagattatctccaaaattGTCAAACAATccatggcacatactatgcttcacttctgaggccGATACGGGAACATATTAATCTGAAGCGCCGCGGAATACTCACTAAAGCAGTCTTTTTCCATAAtgacaatgctcctgttcacaagtctgtcattgcaatggctgccattcacgattgtggctttaaattgattgagcatccgccttgTTCACATGATCTCGCTcaatcagactttcatctatttcctaaactgaaaacagctatttcagtcgcccactttcagtccgatgatgacatcatacaagcagtggatgactttctgaacaaccaagaaaaggagttctataaaagaaatattcagacccttaaacaccgctggcaaaagtttatggatactgaaggggatgatgttgaaaaataatatgcCCGGCAAAAtccaaatccttcaatatgaagcccacaacatatcaatcagctcTCGTATTTCGTGTTGATTTTTCTGTCATTAGTCCATCATATTGGCCAAAGGCGAACCCAGCAAAGACTCAAATGAGGACTTCTAATCGGTGTTGAACGTGGCATTGGTGCAGTAAAGAACCTGCTGTAGACGTGTCATAAACGTAGTTAGCACAACCTGAACGCAAATACAATCTTATGTAGTCTTCAACAACATGACATGGACGAACCATTGTCACAGTACAATAGTAGAGGTCGTACTGGGAAAGGCATTGTTGAGACAACACAACAACAAACTTTTCCGTCTCCGCTTCGGTTTTACTGTGTTACTGAAGTCTCCATTAGGTTTTGATTACGTCATCACTACGGCAATGCCATCCTTCATGCATATTAGGTTCTTACTGCATCCTGTTCAAAGTTCACGTCCATGGGGACCATGGCAACGTCCTTGTCGAGTTTTATTGCGTTCTCACTACGTCCTCCGATTTTTCTAGGACCTTGTTGGACGTGATGGGAACGTGACCGAGTTTGATTGGGGTTTAATCGGGCTTCGTTATGCGTTACAACGCGATTCATGTCGTGTGCGACAAGTGGATAATACACGTCCTAATATTTCAATTGCATCACTACTCCAGATCTAGTCAGTTCCAGACCACCGCCAGACTGTTGGTGCCTGCGATTATAAACTTCAATACTGAACAAATGCGAGTAGTATGATGGTTACTTCGAGCTATGGTTGGTTAGAATATTAGTCTTCTTATTACCGAAAATTGTCCGGACATTAGACAAAATGGAAGTTACCATCGTCTTGGAACAGGTTTTTCCTGTAGAAACTCTTTGTTTTCATCATTTAAAGAAGCAGCCCGTGTGTCATATACATCATTCGGGTTGTGCTATGATGTTTTCCTCATAACtataaatttgattaattttcaaACCTGTGGTACAATATGTAATCTAAGAGGCAACAATAGGTCCGGAGGGCTTGTATCGCTCACGTGGATATGGCAGTAAACACTTCAAAAGACGCAGGTTTTTTTCCAAAGATTTGCTATATTTTCCCTAATTGGGCCCATGGGGGCCAGATATAtcgtttatacaaaatacatgcGTCAAACCAAATCGTTTTATAGACTTTTGTTGAATTCTGCTAAGTGATTCATGACAAATAGTTGACAGAAGACGGCCGCTACGCCATTGCATAAGCTAATAAGGGAAGACTGCATGAAAACAATAAATCCATCAGTCATGATATTTTATTCTGCTATTGCTACTATAAACACActatatgaaatattcatgGATAATTTCTATAGTGATTGCAAGTCACTACGACTATCTACTCGATCACCTTCCTGTTTATACCACCACACATACCCGGAGTACGTTTGAAGAACATCTAGATTTACGAAAACAAATCCAAAACATTATGGCATATCAACCAGTCAAGTGCAAAATTTTCCAGAATTCTTAAAAAACAAATCTCGATCTTCTCACATTTAAGCAACATTCCAAATCACTCAATAATGCACTGGTTTGCATACACAATTTATTTTCTATCAAAATATAATACTAAGTATAACGGACTATATGAACTCACTTTTAACATATATTGCATACCACCACAAATATCATCTCTTACATTCAACATTCGATAAACAGTTCAAATCAGCACCATTAGAAATAAATTGTGACATAACACATTTGTCATTGAGGTAGTTGATGGcctgaaatatgtatatatatatccatctcATAAAGTTTGTAAATGCACATTACTTGAGATTCAAATTTCCAATATAGTTCAATAGTTAAACGGAAGAATGTATTACTAAGTACTATGAATGAACATTCACTGTAGAGCTGGAGGAAACTGTAAAATGTCTTTGAAACCTTCTCCTTGACGTCCATTGTAGAGCTGGAGGAAACTGTAAAATGTCTTTGAAACCTTCTCCTTGACGTCCATTGTAAAGCTGGAGGAGACTGTAAAATGTCTTTGAAACCTTCTCCTTGACGTCCATTGTAGAGCTGGAAAAGACTGTAAAATGTCTTTGAAACCTTCTCGTTGACGTCCATTGTAGAGCTGGAGGAAACTGTAAAATGCCTTTGAAACTTTCTCCTTGACGTCCATTGTAGAGCTGGAGGAAACTATAAAATGTCTTTGAAACCTTCTCCTTGACGTCCTTTGTAGAGCTGGAAGACTGTAAAATGTCTTCGAAACCTTCTCCTTGACGTCCATTGTAGAGCTGGAGGAAACAGTAAAATGTCTTTGAAACCTTCTCCTTGACGTCCATTGTAGAGCTGGAGAAGACTGTAACATGTCTTTGAAACCTTCTCCTTGACGTCCATTGTAGAGCTGGAGAAGACTGTAAAATGTCTTTGATACCTTCTCCTTGACGTCCTTTGTAGAGCTGGAAGACTGTAAAATGTCTTTGAAACCTTCTCCTTGACGTCCATTGTAGAGCTGGAAGACTGTAAAATGTCTTTGAAACCGTCTCCTTGACGTCCATTGTAGAGCTGAAGGAAACTGTAAAATGTCTTTGAAACCTTCTCCTTGACGTCCATTGTAGAGCTGGAGGAAACTGTAAAATGTCTTTGAAACCTTCTCCTTGACGTCCTTTGTAGAGCTGGAGAAGACTGTAACATGTCTTTGAAACCTTCTCCTTGACGTCCTTTGTAGAGCTGGAGTAAACTGTAAAATGTCTTTGAAACCTCGTTGACGTCCATTGTAGAGCTGGAAGAGACAAATGTCTTTGGAATGTTTACCAGGACGTTCATTGTAGAGCAGGTGGAGTCTATAAAACATTTTAGAAATGTTCTCAAAAAAGTCCATTGTACAGCTGAATGAGACTGTAAAATGTCTTTGAACTTTTCTCCTGGGCGTCCATTGTAGAGCCGGAGGAGACTGAAAAGTCTTCAAAATGTTCCCGTATTCAGACAAATTGCCAATAAAGCATACAAAATTAGCGAAATATGTTAAGCTACCTGGTCACAGATGTGCAAAAATGTTTTGACCACACACCATTTCCATTCAGATCTGACCAGTTGAATTATATACCGCCTTATCTACACTAGATACATTTGAAGGATATTGGTGACAAGATAAGGCACCATTCAAAGTCCATTTTAGTCCAGGTGAATTAGGAGTCATACTTAAGTGCTACCATACCTAGTCCTCTAATTATTGCATGCATATCATTATATGGTGACGGATTTGGGGATGGCAGAGGTACAATGATGAGAGACAATTTACAAAGCTGGGAAGAGGAACATGGTCAAAGGTGACATTAGAAAATTGAGGAAAAATCAGGAAACAAAAATGGTGGAAATAGCAGGTATACCACGATAGACGACAAACGTGGTTTGACATCTGGTAACAAGGACCTTTTGAATACAGTTCCTTTTGAGTTCATGGTATGGCCTGTTGCCATCACCAACAAACCTCATCAGATGGCTATTGACAGAAGTGGTAATATCACTCTCACTCAGGGATGATACAGATGGAGATATGACAAAGGCATGAGGGAGTCTGCTGACACATTGCTAAAGGAAGAATGAAGAAAAGAAATCACCTATGTGACAACATTGTACATCCAGAGAGGGGGCTACATCTTACCAGATTGAAATCCCTGATGGAGCACAGGACTGGGAAATCAGGTCAGAGTTGGACAGATAACTGGGTTTTCAATACATCATCAAAATCTACACCCCCGATATTCTCATCTGGTCACAGCAGGGAAAGAAAATGGTCATGGTGACCGTGCCCACGGAGGAGGATCACAGGAAGATTTCAAAGTATGAGAGACTGACAGAGGAATGCAGGATTGGGCCTTCCTTGTGGAGATAGGGTGCTGGTATATTCTCCTCAGAAGGGATCAAGGCTAGAGATAGGAAAGCAGCTGTTGACCGACTCTCAAAGACGGCAGAGAAATCATACAGCTGGCCATGCTGAAGCCATCCAAAGACGGGCAGTGATTTGGCAAATCTCTTCTGACTCGCCACCTTTAAGCATTCCAGGATAGGAGTCAAAAAGCCCTGTTAGAGGTGAGTCTGGATGATAACTTTGTGGAGCACCAATTCAGTGATTGAATGTAGGTAATGTAACAAATTTTTTGGCCATGGCCCATGGCATCATTTATGTCCTTGATAATTCAGTGATTGTATTTCGGCATTGGcattgtaataaatgtatacatattgacATCCATTCTAAGCAGAATGTTGTAATGCTTCATGTTGGAACAAATGACGCTACTTTTTCTTGGCCATGTTTTTGATGACAAATGCTGGTACGTCAAACTTTCTCTTGCACCCGGCATAATTCATGTAACGTATTTTGCCAAATATCTCCCTCTCTTTCCATCCCTGGTCGTGAATGCCGCAGATTGACCACATACAACCTACAAGAAAAGCAAACATTATTTAATTTCGGATAAGGATCATTTCGTATGAAAAACTGATTGAGAGATAATCTTATTGATAAAATGTGTGATCACATTAAAAACTCGTAATTACCACCAGAATATGATGTACAGCATAACAATGATGTACACATCTTCAAATGTTATGATCCTGTTATTAACACGGCAAGTAAATCAACTTATTGGTTAAGCGGAGTGTACACTTTTACTTCTTCTTTGAATATGTTATATGGAACCCTTGACATTTtatcttttcaaatttttttaaaaactttactACATTTAATCCCATATGATCAGAAatgtgagtcaaggtcattcaataaACAAACATCATAGCCTTTCCTCCTTGAGTGCTATTAGCCATCTTTATAACCTACCAACATAGCCATTTGGATCCCGGCCATCCAATGAGAATCTATCGTTAAGATAGATGGCGGTTTCCAAGGCAACCTCTGGACTTTCTGTCCATTCCAATATTTTCTTGGCCCAGTACATCCTCAGGAAGCCATGCATTTTTCCCTCTTTCACCATCTGTATCTGTTAATGGGGAACAAGTAATGTAATTGATACAGGGGCAAATTTCCCCATATCCTTATCTAAATTACAGAGCAGTAACCAGCTGGCACTGTAAATTGTACCAGTTTGTTTGTACGAATTTACataatttgtatacatgtattagtctTTAGTTTCCAGGAATTATTAGTCTTTATTTTCAAGGAATTAGGTTACTTAACCTAATAAGCGACAACTTCATCATAATTGAATCTAGGGCATATATAATAAGTATGTGTTAGTAGCAGAACAAATACAAAATCACCTGGAAGTCGGACCTAAAGTTCGActacaatataaaacataactATTTTTCCAGGTAAAAGGGGACATAATCTACCAGCATTCTTCATTTAACACCGGAGACAGACATTTGTAAAGTCATAAATACTTCAATTTTTGATCATCAAATAGCAAAATTCATTGTCAACAGCCgtatacctgtataattataacCTTATATAAACCCAGGCATCCATCacatgaactttgacccaaaGAAAGAGACAGGCTTATTGAAGAACCTTTGTTAGCAGTTTTCTGGACTACAATGGCAGACATTGGCTTGTTGTCAGACAAATACAGTGATGAATTTTACCTGAGCTGCATTCCACAGATCATCGTGTGTTTTGCCCGCAGCCAGTTGATCCCTGGTATAGAGAAATTCTCTTTTGTCTGAGGCATGGATCTTCAATGTCTGCTTTGCCCAGTCATAGGCACCTACAGCAAAAATAGCCAGTATATTAAAGAGAGGAGttggaattttaaaattttactgtGAAATCCTATAATAACTGCATAAATCAGTCTCTAcaacacatattgctatttttatcatatacacaacttcgctagccaagggtgtttGATACAATACTGTCCTTTTCATCTGAAAAGAAGATTATTATATTGAAAACCCTTGGATAGCGAAGTTGCCCTTTATAACGGTGTAGGCAGCAGTACATAACATGTTAAACTTCTCTATGATTTGGATTTAGAATGGGTCAGATGGTTTAAAGTTTGAAACCAGGATTGTAATAGAACTATTACTTAATCACTCAAGAGATTTACATGAAACATTATTACACATAGAGGTATCAAAATTGTTGGCCAAAATTAAATACCACATTACTTGCAAACATtacaaataagaaatacataCCTTCAACAGAATCatagtttttattgtaatagCAGAAATTATCAGATAACTCCCGTCTGATGACAGCTTCCTCAATGAAGGCATTGACTCCTTCACTCGACTTACTGCGATATTTGCGTACTGTCAGAATACATCGCTGAACAGAGATTTGTCCTGTAACAAACAGTGGAACAGATACCTGAAATCTCAGAAACTtaacaaaatagatatgaaTGCACatcatcaaaacaaataaatgtatcatCAAGGGAAGTAATTTGAAGCCAGAAAAACTTTCCTAGTTGCTTCATCAGATATAAAACATACTCTTTCTTTACAGCATTTACACTAATCATATGGTATTCAATAGTAACTAGCAGGGGAGAGAAAAAAACAGGATTTTGATCTATTTCAAGCTTAAGATGAAAACATACAGATACTCATGCAAGTGCGTTGAATGACCTACCAAAGTGTATCCATGGTGACAGATTGCTGAGAGCATTTTTATTTGGGTTGTTCCTGTCAGAGGAGAAATAGCGGAGACGGTCATTGCAGAAAGACTCGAGCATGGCTAAGCCTCCATTGGCTCCTGGTGTGGCCCAGGAGACCTCTGGTACTGATTGGTCTACCTCCAGGGAACCCCGCACACTCTCCCAGTCAACACTCTGTTATATCAGATGGTATCCAGTATTAATACATCTtagatattaaaatatcatGGATAAATCTGAAGGTTTCTGATATTTTATCATCATCGAACAGTTGATTGCACAGTGATATTTTATAAGCCTTTTAAATATCTGATATGGGCTGACTAACTTGTTGGCCCATATCAGATTTTTCAGGGGCTAACACATGGCTTATTCTGGGgactttttggggccgttaatgggccccattcccaattgaaattatttcatatttaagcaaAATTCCTAAAaattgcagtttactcctgaaaaaatcttttacAATTAACCAATTTCCTTCCCAAAATTGGACAAAAAAGCCCTTTCCAAAACCAGTGATAAAAAGCCCTGTAACAAGAATGATTACATGAACCTATATATAGCAGTCCAACATCATCATACTTTCATTGTTTGATTCTTAAGGGACATAGCTAGATGGAGATCAACTCGGACTTAAAAACCtgaaataacacttttagatTGTTTGCAATACAAAATTTAAAggtaaacaatacaacagacaaACAAGGGAAGTCTGAAATCATACTTTTTAGCTGAAAATGATAACATCTGTATGCTATGGTGTTCTGTTAGGGCTAAATTTCCGATATTGTTCCTTCGctctaaacgcgaaggagcaaAAACATGATggtgaaggagcgaaaacaGGTTGGCGAAGGAGTGAAGgagccatcgtgttttcgctccttcgccatcatATTTTCACTCCTTCTTCATTGTGTTTTCACTCCTTAGCTCCTTCGAAACACCATAGTATGCTTCATGTACTTTGTCAATGGCCCTTTGTATGACAGATCACATATATCATGTTTCCAAAAAGTTGTTGAGCGAGTAGCATCATGACTCTGGACAAACTGTTTAGTATGTACCTGAGGACTAATCTTTGATTTGTGTGGGTGTTCACACACAGGTGGGAATTCTGTGAGGAACCCAGACAGTTGGTTGTGGATCTTGTTTCTAATGGTTCTGGCACCATATTCCAGCTTAGGTGAAGCTTCCCAGCAAGGAACTATGTTGTGAGCATCTACCTGTTAAATAACACTAACTGTATATAAACTCTCTCATAATGATACTACcagtcaaattctgatcagcggttatgaagaaggCAATTGTTGAGTGACCCCGGACGCCACGGTATAGCATAtgctcaccttggtcctttggaaaTTCTTTgaaccaggtgagctaatgaGAACCATGGTGGGGACAACAGAACCATACTTTATATGTCTGATTTGAAACGG
It includes:
- the LOC117341587 gene encoding sulfotransferase 1E1-like, whose amino-acid sequence is METVQVTDKDGETFNMRTYGGIQFPGFSKGDLKTRVDTFKSIKVREDDVFIASYPKAGKHWIYEITNMLLTGTVDYMTSYATSGSLGETSFEDMKSPRILVSHFLFQEFPTEICSKKCRVIYINRNPKDCSVSFYCHLKKMVDGSYNGTFEGFLPLFTSGKVPYGSWFEHTRQWEAALQEQHNLSILYLKYEDMKRDLLTSVRNIASFLGVEDNPELFEKIVEKCDFKKMKNSGTFGAPWKSLTKDGTSPICRKGEVGDWKNWFTVAQNEQFDETYQKEMKDSKFTFQYT
- the LOC117342771 gene encoding deoxyribodipyrimidine photo-lyase-like, translating into MSRDQRVQDNWAMLYAQRLALKLKVPLVVCFCLVPKFLEATIRHYGFMLKGLQEVEQECRSLNINFHLLQGYAKDVLPGFVEDNDFGGVVTDFSPLRVPVGWVNDVKERLPKKVPFCQVDAHNIVPCWEASPKLEYGARTIRNKIHNQLSGFLTEFPPVCEHPHKSKISPQSVDWESVRGSLEVDQSVPEVSWATPGANGGLAMLESFCNDRLRYFSSDRNNPNKNALSNLSPWIHFGQISVQRCILTVRKYRSKSSEGVNAFIEEAVIRRELSDNFCYYNKNYDSVEGAYDWAKQTLKIHASDKREFLYTRDQLAAGKTHDDLWNAAQIQMVKEGKMHGFLRMYWAKKILEWTESPEVALETAIYLNDRFSLDGRDPNGYVGCMWSICGIHDQGWKEREIFGKIRYMNYAGCKRKFDVPAFVIKNMAKKK